The following is a genomic window from Vibrio cyclitrophicus.
ATCGAGGAAGGCGCCGTTTCTGAAAACTCAGGACTGGGTCAACACACGACAACGGCAGCACGTTTGTATCACTTCCCTTCTGGTGGCGATCTTATCGATTCCCCAGGGGTACGTGAATTCGGCTTATGGCATTTAGAACCAGACGAAATCACTGACGCTTTCATTGAATTCAAGCCATTTCTAGGTGGTTGTAAGTTCCGTGATTGTAAACACAATGACGACCCAGGATGCCTTCTACGTGAAGCCGTAGAAGACGGTAGAATCAGCCGTTTACGTTTTGCTAGCTACCATCGCATTATTGAAACCATGGCTGACAACAAAGATAACCGTCAGTACTCACGAAGCAAGAAAGCCGATCTCTAATCGCGTTTTTGTGAACAAATGTGTGCATTTACTGACAATTGGCGTGAATTTAAGTAACATCTCGCGCCCTAAACCGTCATCGACAGATTTAATTGAAAAACAATTAGCATTGGAAAATTAATACAATGGATAAGATTAAAGTTGGATTGCAGTACTGGATCCCACAGCATGGGCTAACTCGCCTAGTCGGTAAACTGGCGTCTGCTAAAGCGGGTGGCTTAACGACAGCGATCATCAACTGGTTCATCAAGCAATACAAAGTAAACATGGATGAAGCTCTGCATAGCGATCCAAAACACTTTAAAACATTCAATGAATTCTTCGTACGTGAATTGAAAGAAGGCATGCGTCCTATTGCTGAAGGTGAATCTGTTATTGTTCACCCTGCTGATGCACGCGTAAGCCAATTTGGCCCAATTACTGACGGCCAACTTATTCAAGCTAAAGGCCACAACTACTCAGCTCGCGAACTGTTGGGCGGTGATTCAAGCCTAGCGGATGAGTTCAAAGACGGCGAATTCGCGACACTTTACTTATCGCCAAGTGATTACCACCGTGTTCACATGCCATGCGATGGCACACTGCGCCAGATGATCTACGTTCCTGGTGACCTTTTCTCTGTAAACCCGCTAACGGCAGAGAATGTTCCAAACCTATTCGCACGTAATGAGCGTGTAGTTTGTATCTTCGATACAGAGTTTGGCCCAATGGCACAGGTGCTGGTTGGCGCAACTATCGTCGGCAGTATAGAACAAGTATGGGCTGGCACTATCACACCACCTCGCGGTAACTCTGTTTACAAATGGGACTACCCTGCACAAGGTGATAAAGCAATCGTCTTGAAAAAAGGTGAAGAGATGGGTCGCTTTAAACTTGGTTCAACGGTTATCAATCTATTTGCTAAAGATGCCATCAAGTTTGACGAAACGATGCAGAATGGTGAGAAAACCGTTCTAGGCACCCCTTTCGCGCATATTGCAGGCAAAAACGCTGAAGTAAGTGAAGACGCGGCTGAAACGGTTGAGAACACAGACCAAGCATAGCTTCTTGAGTTCGTTCATAGACATTCTAAAGGCGCGTTATTTCTAGTAAATAACGCGCCTTTTTCGTCACCGACCATACTGTTCGTAGCGCTTCGTAACAAGTTAATACCCATAAATAACAAGCTCATAGCCCTTCGTAACAAATTCAGACCTCTTCATTAAAAAATTGACCAAAAACAAAACAATTGTCGAAACCTTCAACAACTTTTCGATTTTACAACCCGTCTCCAAGTACCAAAAATCCAGATAACTTACTCTATTTGAAGATATTTTATTCATAGGGTCTTTGTATCATGCCTAAACTCAATGTTGGCGTATTGGTCAAGCTATTGATTTGTTTTGCGATTCCCTTGGGCGTGCTATTCATGCCTATCGACTCGATCCCCATAGATAACCTCACCTTGATTCAGCACCGCTTACTGGCGATATTTCTATTAGCTGCGCTACTTTGGGTTCTGGAACCGGTTCCGGTATTCGCGACGTCAATCCTGATCATTGCACTTGAATTGGTGATGATTTCCGACAAAGGCTTACATTTATTCAGAAGCCCGCCAGCAGGACACGATCTCGGTGAGTTAATCAAATATACCGACATATTCGGTGCGTTTTCGTCACCAATCATCATCCTCTTCATGGGTGGTTTTGCACTCGCTATCTCGGCATCCAAGTACGAACTCGACAACAACTTAGCCCGAGTACTGCTCAAGCCATTTGGTACAGAGCCGCGCTTCATTATGCTTGGCTTAATGCTGATTACTGCCGTGTTCTCGATGTTTATGTCGAACACCGCGACCACAGTCATGATGCTTGCTCTACTAGGCCCAATCGTGGCTTCTGCGCCTAAAGGCGACATGGGGATTAAAGCACTCGTGTTGTGTATTCCAATTGCGGCCAACACCGGTGGTATCGCCACTCCAATCGGTACACCGCCCAACGCAATAGCATTGCAGTATTTAACTGGCGAAAACAGTATCGACTTCTTAAGTTGGATGATGATGGGCTTGCCCTTCGTAATCATTCAACTCACTATCGCTTGGTTCCTTCTTCAGAAACTCTTTCCTTCCAAGCAGAAGAACATGGTACTCAAGCTCAATGGACAGTTTAGAAAAAGTTGGCGAGCGATTGTCGTTTACATCACCTTCGCCGCAACGATTCTGTTGTGGATGACGACAAAACTGCATGGCATGAACACCTACGTAGTCTCTATTATTCCATTGGCCGTCTTTACACTGACCGGCATCATGGGCAAAGAAGAACTTAAGCTAATTAACTGGGACGTGTTGTGGTTAGTCGCCGGTGGTATCGCGATTGGTATCGGCTTGGATAAAACAGGCTTAGCGGCGGCATTGGCACACGCGATTGACTATGAATCTCTCTCACCTGCAGCTGTGGTACTGACATTATCTATCGTGTGTTGGTTAATGGCGAACTTCATGTCGAACACCGCGACGGCCAACTTACTGATGCCTATTGCCGCTGCGATCGGCGCATCGATGGAAAGCTTAGTCGCAATTGGTGGCCTACAAGGCTTGCTGGTTGTGGTCGCCTTCTCCGCCTCACTGGGTATGATTCTTCCGGTATCGACACCGCCCAACTCGTTGGCTTACTCAACCGGGCTTATCGAAAGCAAAGACATGGCGAAGATGGGTATCATCTTAGGTATCGTAGGCTTATTAATGGTCTACCTCGCGCTGTTTATTATCACCTAGCACGTTAACTTTTCACTACAGCCCTCCAGATAGCAATCACACCTTTGCGATCTGGAGACTTTAGTGCATATTGAATCCCCCAACTTCTAAATTTTGACATGGATGTACACTTAAATGGGATTTGAATGGTTAGCTCTAGCCGCCGCTTTTCTATGGGCGATAGCGAGCCTGATGTCAGTAAAACCCGCTCAACACTTAGGTTCTTTTGCCTATAGCCGATGGCGTATGGGTTGCACCGCAATCATCTTATCGAGCATGGCTTGGTTCACCGGTGGGTGGTCAAGTGTCGAAGCCGACCTCGTCACACCCATGATGCTGTCTGGCCTGATTGGTATCTTCATTGGTGATACCGCCCTATTCGCGTGCTTGAATCGCATGGGGCCACGCCAAGCCGGTTTGCTGTTCTCTTGTCACGCGGTATTTTCCGCGATTCTCGGCTACTTCCTGTTTAGCGAAAGCATGACTTCGGTTGAGCTTATTGGCTCAGCGTTGGTGTTTAGTGGGGTATTAACCGCCATCTTCTTTGGTCGTCGTGGACAAGCGAAAAACCAGCTCGAAACCATCAAAGGCACAGTGTGGATTGGCGTTGCTTTAGGAATTACAGCCGCCATCTGCCAGGCACTGGGTGGCATCATTGCAAAGCCGATAATGCAAACCAACATCGACCCTGTCGCCGCTTCAGCCATTCGAATG
Proteins encoded in this region:
- a CDS encoding DMT family transporter; translated protein: MGFEWLALAAAFLWAIASLMSVKPAQHLGSFAYSRWRMGCTAIILSSMAWFTGGWSSVEADLVTPMMLSGLIGIFIGDTALFACLNRMGPRQAGLLFSCHAVFSAILGYFLFSESMTSVELIGSALVFSGVLTAIFFGRRGQAKNQLETIKGTVWIGVALGITAAICQALGGIIAKPIMQTNIDPVAASAIRMITAFVAHSLFRLTGAKLSRAINPMNKQIFAITAVNGFLAMAVGMTLILYALQEGNVGMVALLSSTTPIMLLPILWLYTKQRPNAYAWIGAIVAVVGTGVLVS
- a CDS encoding SLC13 family permease; amino-acid sequence: MPKLNVGVLVKLLICFAIPLGVLFMPIDSIPIDNLTLIQHRLLAIFLLAALLWVLEPVPVFATSILIIALELVMISDKGLHLFRSPPAGHDLGELIKYTDIFGAFSSPIIILFMGGFALAISASKYELDNNLARVLLKPFGTEPRFIMLGLMLITAVFSMFMSNTATTVMMLALLGPIVASAPKGDMGIKALVLCIPIAANTGGIATPIGTPPNAIALQYLTGENSIDFLSWMMMGLPFVIIQLTIAWFLLQKLFPSKQKNMVLKLNGQFRKSWRAIVVYITFAATILLWMTTKLHGMNTYVVSIIPLAVFTLTGIMGKEELKLINWDVLWLVAGGIAIGIGLDKTGLAAALAHAIDYESLSPAAVVLTLSIVCWLMANFMSNTATANLLMPIAAAIGASMESLVAIGGLQGLLVVVAFSASLGMILPVSTPPNSLAYSTGLIESKDMAKMGIILGIVGLLMVYLALFIIT
- the asd gene encoding archaetidylserine decarboxylase (Phosphatidylserine decarboxylase is synthesized as a single chain precursor. Generation of the pyruvoyl active site from a Ser is coupled to cleavage of a Gly-Ser bond between the larger (beta) and smaller (alpha chains). It is an integral membrane protein.); translated protein: MDKIKVGLQYWIPQHGLTRLVGKLASAKAGGLTTAIINWFIKQYKVNMDEALHSDPKHFKTFNEFFVRELKEGMRPIAEGESVIVHPADARVSQFGPITDGQLIQAKGHNYSARELLGGDSSLADEFKDGEFATLYLSPSDYHRVHMPCDGTLRQMIYVPGDLFSVNPLTAENVPNLFARNERVVCIFDTEFGPMAQVLVGATIVGSIEQVWAGTITPPRGNSVYKWDYPAQGDKAIVLKKGEEMGRFKLGSTVINLFAKDAIKFDETMQNGEKTVLGTPFAHIAGKNAEVSEDAAETVENTDQA